Proteins encoded in a region of the Mucispirillum schaedleri ASF457 genome:
- a CDS encoding DDE-type integrase/transposase/recombinase, translated as MNKVIITEEMRFRQRLCEYALKKGATKAARKYQVNRMFVYRHLKKYDGTVQSLSFKSRRPRNSPNKHSKEELDLIFNTYAEHGLYGNAEVYVRLLEIGYNRSFGSMCMQIRKKGLKSLNKSKKSYTRYEPITGQYIGDKVQIDIKYVPQECIMFSSYGKKYYQITAIDEYSRMRVLEIVEEKSTFETGKFLDELESKFGFPLKTIQVDNGYEFVNDKEVTNKKSYFEETAEKKGYTIKRIRPYSPWQNGKVERSHREDGKILYANNKFYSKDELIKALKQHENRYNNTAKTCLNFKSPYEIVIENKLLLDLY; from the coding sequence ATGAATAAAGTGATAATAACAGAAGAAATGCGATTTCGTCAACGGTTATGTGAGTATGCATTAAAAAAAGGAGCAACGAAAGCAGCCCGCAAATATCAAGTGAACCGTATGTTTGTATACAGGCATTTAAAGAAATATGATGGAACAGTTCAGAGTTTATCTTTTAAAAGTCGTAGACCAAGAAACAGTCCCAATAAGCATAGTAAAGAAGAGCTTGATTTAATATTTAACACATATGCCGAGCATGGTTTGTATGGTAATGCGGAGGTATATGTCAGACTTCTAGAAATTGGTTATAATCGTAGTTTTGGCAGTATGTGTATGCAGATAAGGAAGAAAGGCTTAAAGTCATTAAACAAGTCAAAAAAGAGCTATACAAGATATGAACCAATAACAGGTCAGTATATAGGCGACAAGGTTCAGATAGATATAAAATATGTTCCACAGGAATGTATAATGTTTTCCAGCTATGGTAAAAAATATTATCAGATAACAGCGATAGATGAATACAGCAGAATGAGAGTATTAGAAATAGTAGAAGAAAAAAGCACATTTGAAACAGGTAAGTTTTTAGACGAACTGGAAAGTAAATTTGGCTTTCCACTAAAAACAATTCAAGTGGATAATGGCTATGAATTTGTAAATGATAAGGAAGTTACAAACAAGAAAAGCTATTTTGAAGAGACAGCTGAAAAGAAAGGATATACTATTAAACGAATAAGACCTTATTCACCTTGGCAGAATGGAAAGGTGGAAAGAAGTCATAGAGAGGATGGAAAAATTTTATATGCAAATAATAAATTCTATTCCAAAGATGAATTAATTAAGGCTCTTAAACAGCATGAAAATAGATATAATAATACTGCTAAAACATGCTTAAACTTTAAATCTCCATATGAGATTGTTATTGAAAATAAATTATTGCTTGATTTATATTAA
- a CDS encoding DUF502 domain-containing protein: MNITQKIKQIFIAGILALLPIVVTVYLLYFLYNIVVSKASPIVKKIAYKYNYDFSEYIFQIGTFMLIILIIFIIGIFTRMYLGKLFIKMLDNIMTHIPIARSIYNATKQVIDSFGNTSGSSFSKVVLVEFPRRDMWMIAFLVRDSLPFMQKVSTKEESVNIFVPTAPNPTSGFVAIVPKKDIREIDISVEEGIKFVLSVGIINLDKNSDIKDLVKDDK, translated from the coding sequence ATGAATATAACTCAAAAAATTAAACAAATATTTATAGCAGGTATACTGGCTCTTTTGCCTATTGTAGTAACAGTGTATCTGCTTTACTTCTTGTATAACATTGTAGTTTCAAAAGCCAGCCCAATTGTTAAAAAGATAGCTTATAAGTATAATTATGATTTTAGTGAGTATATTTTTCAAATAGGCACTTTTATGCTTATAATTTTGATTATCTTTATTATAGGAATATTTACAAGAATGTATCTTGGTAAACTTTTTATTAAGATGCTTGATAATATTATGACACATATTCCTATTGCTCGTTCTATTTATAATGCAACAAAGCAGGTTATAGATTCTTTTGGCAATACTTCAGGCTCATCATTTTCTAAGGTTGTGCTTGTGGAATTTCCAAGACGAGATATGTGGATGATTGCTTTTTTAGTGAGAGATTCACTGCCTTTTATGCAGAAAGTTTCTACAAAAGAAGAAAGTGTTAATATTTTTGTTCCCACAGCTCCTAATCCAACATCTGGTTTTGTTGCAATAGTCCCTAAAAAAGATATAAGGGAAATAGACATTTCTGTGGAAGAAGGTATTAAATTTGTGCTTTCGGTTGGAATAATTAATTTAGATAAAAATTCTGATATAAAAGACTTAGTAAAGGACGATAAATAA
- a CDS encoding histidinol phosphate phosphatase domain-containing protein: MIYDLHTHSTHSDGMLIPAEVARTAQVQGYLGIALTDHVDSSNIYQVLQANLKFKEWFNKSSDDFKVIVGVEITHVNPKDIAPLTKIARDNGADIVVVHGETISEPVASGTNRAAIEAYVDILAHPGLISYEDACCAAENNVYLEITTRKSHSYTNAHVANMAGKAGANLVIDNDAHSPSDFVGSEKAFKIMLGAGISDNEIKNIINNNKIIFEKAVGGKNG, encoded by the coding sequence ATGATTTATGACTTACATACACACTCAACACATTCTGATGGTATGCTTATTCCTGCGGAAGTAGCCCGCACTGCACAAGTGCAGGGGTATCTTGGTATTGCATTGACAGACCATGTAGACAGCTCTAATATTTATCAGGTTTTACAAGCTAACTTAAAATTTAAAGAATGGTTTAACAAATCATCAGATGATTTTAAAGTCATTGTTGGTGTAGAAATCACTCATGTAAATCCAAAAGATATTGCACCACTTACAAAAATAGCAAGGGATAATGGTGCAGATATTGTTGTAGTTCATGGAGAAACGATATCTGAGCCGGTTGCTTCAGGCACTAATAGGGCAGCAATTGAAGCTTATGTTGATATATTAGCACATCCTGGTCTTATAAGCTATGAAGATGCCTGCTGTGCTGCAGAAAATAATGTATATCTTGAGATAACTACAAGAAAAAGCCATTCATATACAAATGCTCATGTAGCAAATATGGCAGGAAAAGCAGGTGCTAATCTTGTTATAGATAATGATGCTCACAGCCCGTCTGATTTTGTTGGAAGTGAAAAAGCCTTTAAAATAATGCTTGGTGCAGGCATTAGCGATAATGAAATAAAAAACATAATTAATAATAATAAAATAATATTTGAGAAAGCTGTTGGAGGCAAGAATGGCTAA
- a CDS encoding carbonic anhydrase, giving the protein MFKKFLKAFIEFWNYHAEDHTTTLDILKEGNEQFTSYILHSAPVSNIERVRQMAIHGQNPQAVIVTCSDARISPERIFNAEMGDFFIIRTAGHVVGPLEMGSIEYAVTHSSVDIIIVMGHENCGAVKSCIENHDGAELGYIKDILHEVQPSIDRAEKETDNKFDLLERAEDLNVYHTVDKIKSSSILKPYIESGKIIVIGAKYGIATGKITFFDDTITCPVRYK; this is encoded by the coding sequence ATGTTTAAAAAATTTTTAAAGGCATTTATAGAGTTTTGGAATTATCATGCAGAAGACCATACTACAACTCTTGATATTTTAAAGGAAGGAAATGAGCAGTTTACTTCATATATTCTTCATTCTGCCCCTGTAAGTAATATTGAAAGAGTGCGTCAAATGGCTATCCACGGACAAAATCCACAGGCTGTTATAGTTACCTGCTCTGATGCTAGAATTTCACCTGAAAGGATATTTAATGCTGAAATGGGTGACTTTTTTATTATCCGCACAGCAGGTCATGTGGTGGGACCTCTTGAAATGGGCAGTATAGAATATGCTGTAACTCACAGCAGTGTTGATATAATTATAGTTATGGGGCATGAAAACTGTGGTGCAGTTAAAAGCTGCATAGAAAACCATGATGGAGCTGAACTTGGTTATATAAAAGATATTCTTCATGAAGTGCAGCCATCAATAGATAGAGCAGAAAAAGAAACAGATAATAAATTTGATTTATTAGAACGGGCTGAAGATTTAAATGTTTACCATACTGTAGATAAAATTAAAAGCAGCTCAATATTAAAACCATATATAGAATCAGGCAAAATTATTGTAATTGGTGCAAAATATGGTATTGCTACAGGAAAAATTACTTTTTTTGATGATACTATTACATGCCCTGTAAGGTATAAATAA
- the cimA gene encoding citramalate synthase — protein sequence MDSSNKKIFLYDTTLRDGTQSEDVNFTVIDKLRIAERLIEFGIDCIEGGWPGSNPRDMEFFNALKKSKSVCIDKISAFGSTRRAKKTCENDEIIQALLDADVPNITIFGKTWDLHVREALKISLDENIEIIYDTVRYLKSKVDRVYYDAEHFFDGYNANPEYALKTLLAARDAGADCVILCETNGGAMPDKVAEIVSIVKNRLNDYPFGIHAHNDCEMAVANSIMAVKGGASHVQGTINGYGERCGNANLCSIIPNLQLKYGYDCVTSDNLTKLKSLSDFLDEIGNLKHNTHRPYVGKSAFAHKGGVHVSAILKNSKTYEHIAPELVGNTQRVLLSDLSGKSNLIYKAKEFGLDIESQSDTIQKVLLQLKELENRGFQYEGAEASFELLIRRAMNTLPEFFDILSYRVIDEKNKSLSVAPMAEATVRVAVNGEVEHTAAGGNGPVNALDKAIRKALVYFYPQLKDMVLVDYKVRILSSHNGTQATTRVLVVSQDSFSTWSTVGVAENIIDASYHALLDSIIYKLLKDKK from the coding sequence ATGGACAGCTCTAATAAAAAAATATTTTTGTATGATACCACATTAAGGGATGGCACTCAGTCAGAAGATGTAAATTTTACTGTTATTGATAAGCTTAGAATAGCAGAACGCTTAATAGAGTTTGGTATAGACTGTATAGAAGGGGGCTGGCCAGGCTCAAACCCTAGAGATATGGAATTTTTTAATGCTTTAAAGAAAAGTAAAAGTGTTTGTATAGATAAAATATCTGCTTTTGGCTCAACAAGGCGTGCTAAAAAAACATGTGAAAATGATGAAATCATACAGGCACTTCTTGATGCGGATGTTCCTAACATTACTATTTTTGGTAAAACATGGGATTTGCATGTTAGAGAAGCATTAAAAATATCTCTTGATGAGAATATAGAAATTATCTATGATACTGTTCGCTATTTAAAAAGTAAAGTGGATAGAGTTTATTATGATGCGGAGCATTTTTTTGATGGCTATAATGCTAATCCTGAATATGCACTAAAAACACTGCTTGCAGCCCGTGATGCAGGTGCAGACTGTGTTATACTTTGTGAAACAAATGGCGGTGCTATGCCTGATAAAGTTGCAGAAATAGTTTCCATTGTTAAAAATAGACTTAATGATTATCCTTTTGGAATACATGCTCATAACGACTGTGAAATGGCAGTTGCAAATAGTATAATGGCAGTAAAAGGTGGAGCAAGCCATGTGCAAGGCACTATAAATGGTTATGGTGAAAGGTGCGGTAATGCAAACCTGTGCTCTATTATTCCTAATCTGCAGCTTAAATATGGATATGACTGTGTAACAAGTGATAACTTAACTAAATTAAAAAGTTTGTCTGACTTTTTAGATGAAATAGGTAACTTAAAACATAATACTCACAGACCTTATGTTGGCAAATCTGCTTTTGCTCATAAAGGCGGAGTGCATGTTTCTGCAATTTTAAAAAATTCTAAAACTTATGAACATATTGCTCCAGAGCTTGTTGGAAATACTCAAAGAGTGCTTTTATCAGATTTGTCTGGTAAAAGTAACCTGATATACAAAGCAAAAGAGTTTGGTTTAGATATTGAAAGCCAGTCAGATACTATACAAAAAGTGCTGCTGCAGCTTAAAGAACTGGAAAACAGAGGGTTCCAGTATGAGGGAGCAGAAGCATCTTTTGAGCTTTTAATTAGAAGAGCAATGAATACTCTGCCAGAATTTTTTGATATATTAAGCTATAGGGTGATTGATGAAAAAAATAAATCTCTTTCTGTAGCACCTATGGCAGAAGCTACTGTAAGGGTTGCAGTTAATGGCGAAGTAGAGCATACAGCAGCAGGCGGAAATGGTCCTGTAAATGCACTTGATAAGGCTATAAGAAAAGCATTAGTATATTTTTATCCACAGTTAAAAGATATGGTTCTTGTTGACTACAAAGTTCGTATTTTATCAAGCCATAATGGGACACAGGCGACTACCCGAGTTCTTGTAGTAAGTCAGGATTCTTTTTCTACATGGAGCACTGTTGGAGTTGCAGAAAATATTATAGATGCAAGCTATCATGCACTACTTGATTCTATTATTTATAAGCTGTTAAAAGATAAAAAATAA
- a CDS encoding cofactor-independent phosphoglycerate mutase gives MKYIVLLCDGLADRPIKELNNKTIIEYANIPNIHKTAEHGICGYIQTTPDGMAPGSDICNLSIFGYNPKNYYTGRSPLEACSMGIELGENDMAFRCNTVTIINDIMESFTAYHIEEKYVENIINALNQEFKDEGIEFYKGVGYRNLMVIRNAGDMKLSTTPPHDISDKNSIDYAPTGNGAEKLIEIMKRAKDKVFNGSIDTGKATNIWLWGQGVKPALPAFIDEYKVKGSVISAVDLIRGIGVCAGMDIIKVPDITGFTDTNFKGKAEYAVNALKKYDYVFIHVEAPDEAGHLGSISEKVKAIELIDSQMIPVILDGLKKYSEYRLLITPDHATPIELKTHSSEKIPAIIFGSDIKADENKAYSEYIKLPSFDLKDGYKIAELFIKN, from the coding sequence ATGAAATATATAGTATTGCTGTGTGATGGTCTTGCTGACAGACCTATTAAAGAATTAAATAATAAAACTATTATAGAATATGCAAATATTCCAAATATACATAAAACTGCAGAGCATGGTATCTGTGGCTATATTCAGACAACACCTGATGGTATGGCACCGGGAAGTGATATATGCAATTTAAGCATATTTGGTTATAATCCTAAAAACTATTATACTGGAAGAAGTCCACTTGAAGCATGCAGTATGGGTATAGAACTTGGTGAAAATGATATGGCTTTTCGCTGCAATACAGTAACTATTATTAATGATATTATGGAAAGTTTTACAGCCTATCATATAGAAGAGAAATATGTGGAAAATATTATAAATGCTTTAAATCAGGAATTTAAAGATGAAGGTATAGAGTTTTATAAAGGTGTAGGATACAGAAATTTAATGGTAATCCGTAATGCAGGCGATATGAAACTATCTACTACTCCACCACATGATATAAGCGATAAAAATAGTATTGATTATGCTCCAACAGGAAATGGTGCTGAAAAATTAATTGAAATAATGAAAAGAGCGAAAGATAAGGTATTTAATGGAAGTATAGATACAGGCAAAGCAACTAATATATGGCTTTGGGGGCAGGGTGTGAAACCAGCTCTTCCTGCTTTTATAGATGAATATAAAGTAAAAGGTTCAGTTATCTCAGCAGTAGATTTAATAAGAGGTATTGGAGTATGTGCTGGGATGGATATTATTAAAGTGCCTGATATTACTGGTTTTACAGATACTAATTTTAAAGGCAAGGCAGAATATGCAGTCAATGCTTTAAAAAAATATGATTATGTTTTTATACATGTGGAAGCACCAGATGAAGCAGGTCATTTAGGAAGCATAAGTGAAAAAGTTAAAGCAATAGAGCTTATTGACAGCCAAATGATACCTGTTATTTTAGATGGCTTAAAAAAATATAGTGAATACAGGCTTTTAATTACACCAGACCATGCAACGCCTATTGAATTAAAAACACATTCATCAGAAAAAATACCAGCTATTATTTTTGGCTCAGATATTAAAGCAGATGAAAATAAAGCATATAGTGAATATATTAAATTACCATCGTTTGATTTAAAAGATGGCTATAAAATAGCAGAATTATTCATAAAAAATTAA
- a CDS encoding homoserine dehydrogenase has translation MNKVVNVGIIGYGVVGKGTVAALIDNFDTVKRKTGIDIIVKGIADINIDKIKDNYLSKIDILTKDAMELINNNDIHIIVELVGGYTFAKDFVKAALKNKKHVVTANKALLAAYGSEIFPLAYENGVDIGFEASVGGGIPIIRVMKEDLAVNNINEIYSIINGTANYILTRMTEEGKEFGEVLKDAQKQGYAEADPTFDIEGIDSAHKLSILSSIAFSTVVLMDKIFVEGISNIKPIDIAIAKEFGCVIKLLAIAKRHDNNIEVRVHPTMIPTTNTLAQVNGVFNAVYIKSDKTGPTLHYGKGAGSEATGAAVAGDIINIARNTIQGINVRVPVLGYVEKEKNINIIDIKDIYSAFYMRLMVEDMPGVLAQVGLILANNGISVSSALQREADVDCKGCVPLVFMTHEVIGSSIINAVKEIDAKSFVKEKTVIIRVEGN, from the coding sequence ATGAATAAAGTGGTAAATGTTGGGATAATAGGCTATGGAGTTGTAGGGAAAGGAACTGTTGCCGCTTTAATAGATAATTTTGATACTGTTAAGCGTAAAACAGGTATAGATATTATTGTTAAAGGTATTGCAGATATAAATATTGATAAAATAAAAGATAATTATTTATCTAAAATTGATATTTTAACAAAAGATGCTATGGAGCTTATTAATAATAATGATATACATATAATAGTGGAGCTTGTTGGGGGATATACTTTTGCAAAAGATTTTGTAAAAGCAGCATTAAAAAACAAAAAACATGTTGTTACTGCAAATAAGGCACTGCTTGCAGCTTATGGTAGTGAAATATTTCCACTGGCTTATGAAAATGGTGTAGATATTGGGTTTGAAGCATCTGTTGGTGGCGGTATTCCTATTATTAGAGTTATGAAAGAAGATTTAGCTGTTAATAATATTAATGAAATATATAGTATTATTAATGGCACAGCTAACTATATTTTAACTAGAATGACAGAAGAAGGCAAAGAATTTGGTGAAGTATTAAAAGATGCTCAAAAGCAGGGATATGCAGAAGCGGACCCTACTTTTGATATTGAAGGAATAGATTCTGCTCATAAATTATCTATTCTTTCATCTATTGCTTTTTCTACAGTTGTGCTAATGGATAAAATATTTGTAGAAGGTATATCAAATATCAAGCCTATAGATATAGCCATTGCAAAAGAATTTGGCTGTGTTATAAAACTTTTAGCTATTGCAAAAAGGCATGATAATAATATAGAAGTGAGAGTGCATCCCACAATGATACCAACAACTAATACTTTGGCACAGGTAAATGGTGTATTTAATGCTGTATATATTAAATCAGATAAAACAGGTCCTACACTTCATTATGGAAAAGGGGCAGGCAGTGAAGCAACTGGTGCTGCTGTAGCTGGTGATATTATTAACATTGCAAGAAATACAATTCAAGGCATAAATGTTAGAGTTCCTGTTTTAGGCTATGTGGAAAAAGAAAAAAATATAAATATTATTGATATTAAAGATATTTATTCAGCTTTTTATATGAGATTAATGGTAGAAGATATGCCGGGAGTATTAGCTCAGGTAGGACTTATACTTGCAAATAATGGAATAAGTGTATCTTCTGCTCTGCAAAGAGAAGCTGATGTTGACTGTAAAGGATGTGTTCCTCTTGTATTTATGACTCATGAAGTAATTGGAAGCAGTATAATTAATGCAGTAAAAGAAATAGATGCAAAATCATTTGTTAAAGAAAAAACAGTAATAATCAGAGTGGAAGGAAATTAA
- the aroE gene encoding shikimate dehydrogenase, which yields MYINLGLIGSPLNHTFSPFIHNYFLYKSSLCGGYTCYDISIEELEETIMMFQKFHFKGVNVTVPYKQEVMQFCSELDITAKSIGAVNTLHFTDNGIIGHNTDIFGFYMMLETSGINTLNKKVLLLGAGGASRAVIPYLLMNKPEYFLIANRTLEKAEDLSLLYEDDIDICRPDDLQGLEFDIVINTTSMGVNGEPYTDYGFKIKEAAVDMIYRPQMTSFLSLYSKDNIKLVNGLAMLIYQAAGSFNIWTGCDIIPDMEYFYKAVYK from the coding sequence GTGTATATTAATTTAGGTTTAATTGGAAGTCCGCTAAATCATACATTTTCTCCATTTATACATAACTATTTTTTATATAAATCAAGTCTCTGTGGTGGCTATACCTGTTATGATATAAGTATAGAAGAACTTGAAGAAACTATTATGATGTTTCAAAAATTTCATTTTAAAGGTGTAAATGTAACTGTTCCTTATAAACAGGAAGTAATGCAGTTTTGCTCAGAGCTTGATATTACAGCAAAAAGTATTGGTGCTGTAAATACTCTGCATTTTACTGATAATGGAATCATTGGACATAATACTGATATTTTTGGTTTTTATATGATGCTTGAAACTTCAGGTATTAATACTTTAAATAAAAAAGTTTTGTTATTAGGTGCAGGCGGTGCTTCAAGAGCAGTCATACCATATTTATTAATGAATAAACCAGAATATTTTTTAATAGCAAACAGAACTTTAGAAAAGGCTGAAGATTTATCATTACTATATGAAGATGATATAGACATATGCAGACCAGATGATTTGCAGGGATTAGAGTTTGATATTGTTATTAATACAACATCTATGGGAGTAAATGGAGAGCCTTATACTGACTATGGTTTTAAAATTAAAGAAGCAGCAGTAGATATGATATATAGACCGCAAATGACTTCTTTTTTATCTTTATACAGTAAAGATAACATAAAACTTGTAAATGGTCTTGCTATGCTTATTTATCAGGCTGCAGGTTCATTTAATATATGGACAGGGTGTGATATTATTCCAGATATGGAATATTTTTATAAAGCAGTATATAAATAG
- a CDS encoding aspartate kinase, which translates to MSLVVMKFGGTSVGSIERIRNVAKIVEKKKDKGHDVIVAVSAMSGETDRLIGLLKEITPDYSLREYDQLVSTGETACIPLVTQSLLVDGYDAISLTGLQIGMETDIAHSKARILNIRGDRIKQAISEGKIVVVAGFQGYNVETGDITTLGRGGSDTTAVAIAAAVKADVCEIYTDVDGVYTADPRIVKNAKKLDTISHEEMLELASLGAKVLQSRSVELGMNYNVDIMVLSSLEDKPGTLVTSKEDKNMERIVVSGVTSDKNQAKITLLGVKDEPGVAVKIFIGLAEANINVDMIIQNVATEDGKTDISFTVPKTDLIKAKAACEKLGKDAGVQEILSDENISKVSIVGIGMKSHSGVAATMFKVLSDNQINIKMISTSEIKVSCIIEEKFTELAVRVLHSAFITEKQNGQL; encoded by the coding sequence GTGAGTCTTGTTGTTATGAAATTTGGCGGCACAAGTGTAGGCAGCATAGAACGCATACGCAATGTGGCAAAAATAGTAGAAAAGAAAAAAGACAAAGGCCATGATGTTATTGTTGCAGTTTCTGCAATGTCTGGTGAAACTGACAGACTTATTGGTCTTTTAAAAGAAATTACACCTGATTACTCATTAAGAGAATATGATCAACTTGTTTCAACAGGTGAAACTGCATGTATTCCACTTGTTACTCAGTCGCTTTTAGTAGATGGATATGATGCTATATCGTTAACTGGTTTACAAATAGGTATGGAAACAGATATTGCTCATTCAAAAGCTCGTATTCTTAATATTAGAGGCGATAGAATAAAGCAGGCAATCAGTGAAGGTAAAATAGTGGTTGTTGCAGGTTTTCAAGGTTATAATGTGGAAACAGGAGATATTACAACTTTAGGCAGAGGCGGTTCAGATACTACTGCTGTTGCAATAGCAGCTGCAGTAAAAGCTGATGTATGTGAAATATATACAGATGTAGATGGTGTATATACTGCTGACCCAAGAATTGTTAAAAATGCTAAAAAATTAGATACTATTTCCCATGAAGAAATGCTTGAACTTGCATCTCTTGGTGCAAAGGTTTTACAGTCAAGAAGTGTTGAACTTGGAATGAATTATAATGTAGATATTATGGTGCTTTCTTCTTTAGAAGATAAACCAGGCACTCTTGTTACATCAAAGGAGGATAAAAATATGGAGCGTATTGTTGTTTCAGGCGTTACTAGTGATAAAAATCAAGCAAAAATAACACTTTTAGGGGTGAAAGATGAGCCAGGAGTAGCTGTTAAAATATTTATAGGTTTAGCAGAAGCAAATATAAATGTGGATATGATTATCCAAAATGTTGCTACAGAAGATGGCAAAACAGATATTTCTTTTACAGTTCCTAAAACTGACCTTATAAAAGCAAAAGCAGCTTGTGAAAAATTAGGAAAAGATGCAGGTGTTCAAGAAATATTATCAGATGAAAATATTTCAAAAGTATCTATTGTAGGTATTGGTATGAAAAGCCATTCCGGTGTTGCTGCAACTATGTTTAAAGTATTGTCAGATAATCAGATTAATATAAAAATGATTTCAACAAGTGAAATAAAAGTTTCCTGCATTATTGAAGAAAAATTTACAGAGCTTGCAGTTCGTGTTCTCCATAGTGCATTTATAACTGAGAAACAAAATGGACAGCTCTAA